The following nucleotide sequence is from Hippopotamus amphibius kiboko isolate mHipAmp2 chromosome 11, mHipAmp2.hap2, whole genome shotgun sequence.
TGCTGCTCAAGAAAGCTTCAAGTGTTTCAATATGGCAAATATCAGGGTGGATGGAAGAGGCCAGTACAGTATCACACTGAAAAGAGATTTGAGTGAGACTGAAGAAGGCCTTGCCTGTATTGCTATGGCACTTCAATTCTATCCTACTTGAATATCCAAAGATTGGGGAAGGAATGGTCCACaccaaaaagaaaactttaatagGCAGCATATAAGAAACAATTCCTGGAAGAAAAGTAATGAATGTTTTAATAGTGTGATGAGCTAACCTGCAGCAATAGCATTAGggatgaagaggaaagaagagatctACTTTAGTAGTTCCCCCCTGTACTTCACAGCACTACCAATATAGTAGAACTCgacattttaaaacaatctttacTCTGGTTCCTATTAAATCTCACTACTGAAGCATTAATATTCAGATTTTAAACTGCTttgagtcaaaagaaaaaaaggtgtgaGTTAAAGTTAACCTTTCCTTTTCTCATctgtcttgaaagaaaaaaactgttatttttatttaagactTCTCACTCCGgatattcatttatattaaattacttcagagggacttccctggtggtgcagtggttaagaatccgcctgccaatgcagggacacgggttcgatccctggtgccatgccccagagcaactaagcccatgtgccacaacaactgagcctgcactctagagcctacgcacctaaagcctgtgccctgcaacaagagaagtcaccgtactgagaagcccacgcaaagCCATGAAGAACAGCCCCGCTCtgcacaactagaaaaagcccgcgtgcagcacgaagacccaatgcagccaaaaagtaaaattacttcagagaattttatgtttttacattGTTACCTTATTTACTGCAGTAGaattctaaaattataaagatattATCTATATCCTACTGCTTATATTCAGTCCTTAATTTAAGGTTTTATCATTCAGGGAACTTTCCACAGTACAGGGTAGCAAGTTAAGAGCGTAAGTTTTATAGTCAATCTAGACTTACTTATGTCTTGACTGCCACTTAACCTTGGATTATTTACCTAATCTCTGACTCAGTTTCTTTGAAAAAGGAGGTTCTTATCTACCTAGTTTATTGTTAGGACTGAGATTCAAAGTATATAAAGTATTTAAGAGATAGCCTAGCACAGTGAACACTCAATATAAcagtcattattttaaagtaatacttAAGACTATTTTAATacaactatctttttaaaaaggtctcAGAGGGAAAGACAGGGtactaaaaattcaaaaatatactgTGATAAGTGGACCTAAATTTTTCCAATGGGAAATTCtgaactaaacaaacaaacaaacaaacaaaaaaacccccacaaaccTAACAGCGCTTCTGGAGAGCAGTTATGGTTGATGTGCAAGACCTGCCCTGATAACCATATGAACATGCCTTTTCCATTCCTGTCTTCCTGCCTTTTATATTCAACTTAAATTCTCCAGCACATTCATGTTAGTCAGATGTCactaattaaaagacaaaaatacatgATACCTTCACCTCTATTTAGCCTATCTTTACAACTTACTGCTGTCAAATGAATCTTAGAAAAAAGGACGTAATTTATTTGAGCTAATGTATAGCAACATTACCACAGGGACAGAAGGACTATTCCAATTGTCTATCACACCCAAAAGCACTATGAAGATACTACATAGTAATGGataaatgcaaaattttttcAATGACAATTTTCATATTCCTAAGCAATTAGCTTAAAATAAGCCTTCTAATATTTAGTTTAGTATAAAGTTGAgtctttaaataaatgtaattgtttttctGATTGTTAATTAAGTATGCTCATtgtagaaatttatttaaatacatatatacatttaagtaaaaaggaaaagttaGCTATATCTGACCTAAAACTAACCGTAATTAACATTTTGGTGGATCTTATACTTTCTCCCATGTATAAAaacactataaataaaaatagaatcatcaaCACACAAGTAAATGCCCTTAATAAAGAACTAGAAATTGTCAAGCACATCAAATGACAAGTCAAGATGTTGAGGAAAGTTAATTAAGAACCActactaaatttatttttctcctatagTTTTATATACAAATCAACTCCTAGAAAACGGTTTCTTAATTCATTTCTTAGATCACATTCCTTTGAGAACCAGGGTTAAGTATAAAGTATTTTAGGAGTGTGTGTGTTGCGGGGGAAGAGATTCTCTGAAGTTCATCTATGGGCCCCTCTATAAATCAACAAATGTCTACCTTAAAAGATTTTCTCTGACCATAATTTCAAAGACACACTAGGTAGTTAGAACCACCTCATTCTCAAGAGATTCTGTAATCCAAACGCTTTCTATTCTTGCCTTAGAAGAGTCAAAAGGCCAGGAGGAACTCATAAAACTTACTAGAAAGCATATTCCCAAAGAATTTCTCAAATTGGACCCGATTCTGAGTTTTCAACTATTTATGAGTTCATCAcacttattttagaataaaatacctgAACAGGCCTAAAAGGCTCATCAGATTCCTTCCACCTAGAGAACAGGAGACAGACAATTTTTTCAATATCATTCCGAGGCCAAAGAATGAAATCCATCTCCTGAGTACAGCCAATTACATcctataaaatgcaaaaaaaaaaaaaaaaaaaattactttcaaagaaacaaaaccataaCAAGCAATGTCATGATTACAGGGTTTGActatagaaatattttacaagtaCAAAAGATCCACTACACACCTGACCCCTGAACAACTTGAACATGAGGGACACTGACCAGAGTCGAAATTTCTGCATATACCTTTATAGCCAGCCCCCCACATCTACAgtcctgcatctgtggattcaacagAGTATGGACTGAGTAGTATcgtatatgtatttattgaaaaaaagtcCACTTCTAAGTGGACCCTGGTAGTTGTTGCAAATCCATGCTGTTCCAAGGGTCAACCATGTatcattttatgtcttttaagaGGTAACAGGAGCAGAACTGTATACAATATGAATAGCTCATGACctaattctaatttttatcttgTAGAGTCCACATATAATCACTCAGTCCAATGTTTTTCACATTAAGATCTAAACTCATCAGCACATGGTGAAAACTCCCACTGAAGcttgtaattttttgtcttttaagtccTTGTACCATTATTTCCACTCTTTAAAATCAGAACCTATTTAAGCAAAGGTGTCTTGGAAATTCTAATATGAATTGCTACCTTCTTATGACAGGAGGTGAAATGCTACTTTTGTTATTACTGATTATTGAGGCCAATTAACCTCTTCCAGATCAGTATACGGTTATCTCCAGCCTCCCCCCAAGCCCACTAATTATGGGGACCTCATGTTCAAGTTTGTCCAGACTAACTTTCAAAGAACTGCAGCAGTTTAGAAGGTTGGCAGCAAAAGTTCCTTATTTGTAAGGAGCATGATGTTTGTTTTCCCCTGAAAAATGAAATCCCAATGAACAGTAATATAGAACATGAATCACAGCAACAATGTATATACCATTACCAACATAATAATACATAAGAAAGTTATCCATCCTTAATTTAAATTACACTTCTAAAGAGATTTATGACCATAGTTAACTACCAattcttaggagaaaaaaaaagaaacaacgcAAGTTTAACTCACAAAAACCTACCAAATCAAGACTTAAAAACAGAACTTACCCTTCTCATAGACTGGTATCGGGGAGCATGGAGCTGTACCACATCCTTCTGTAAAAGCTCTATGGAACTTTCCAAGGAATAGCTGGAATCTCGCACACCTTTCAGGATATTTTCTTCGTAATTATTTGTCATGACTGGTATAACCTCAGACACTTCAAAAAGTGCtgattttttcttctaaaaggaaaaaaaaagttgtattaaCCCACTAGTAGCACACTGTCTCTTAACACCCAGAGTTCACATTACAATGGCATGTACCTTTATTCTAACTCAGCAAAATTCTTAACTGAAGTAATTTTTGTACTGAAAACACAGATTTTCAAATAGGTGGATCCCTCTGTTCTTACCGTAACCCTCTTACTCTGCTACCACACACCAATGTTTAAGTGCATAGTTTTACAGCATTATGGTAACCACAGCAAGTATTTATTTTAGACAATACTTCTTAAATTCTCTGAGAAACAAACACCAGGTACCCATAaggttaaaaacacaaaacagtgaTTTACTCGATGTAAATTCATTCAACTGGTTTCTACATACAGCCAAATTAAAATCTCAGCAGGCTGAACTATTTTACTCCTTGAAAGGGTCCATTTCCATTACTCTTTCTGGGTATTATGCAAATACAAGTGTCAATAtttaaaaggagaggaaaaaaacgtCTACCAAATCTTCAATTTCAGTTAGGACCTAAGTTTGCGCTCATCAACTTAGCTTATAAAACCCATGAACTGCTCAGGACGACGGCCTGGATACTGTCCATTCATAGAATAAAAGCAGGTTTTCATAGTGCTGCAATACCTAGATGATATCATTTGGGGCATCTTACAGATTAAATTCAAAGATGCCACTACTTACATCCTGTATTTATTTCTAGTGAACCAATtctgtaattaataaagaaaaaagtaaaagaaataaatccatgATACTACCTGACCTTGGGACAATCATTTCAAAACAAACCACTTTTGAAACCACTTTAAAATACTATACTTTAGAAGCTAAGAGTGTTCTTAAAGATCGAACACTAATAACTTTAACAGTGGGGTAAAAACGTGCAAAACTTTCAAATATTAATGAGATACCATGCTAAGATGTTTCTGATGTGAAATTAGCTCATAATTTAAGTGCAAAATCAAAGTAGTATTTCCTTAATATTCAGAACCTAGCGTTATGTCAAATACAGATCAATTATCTAAGAAACTgtccattattttaatttgcaaaaaaatactgcttttatCATGTTCTCCTTGACTACTCACAACTCATTATTTGCTATTTAACTGTGGAATTAATTCTAAgaccaaaaaaattttaacttcttttggtcttctgaattttaataaattgcaCTTCTAAACACAAATTAACCATTACAGTAAGTAATCACTCCTAAGAATTAAACTGCATTCTATTTCATTAAATGTACCATGAGAAAAGGTAAACTACACCAGTTGATGAACAAGATCACTGTCAGCATATAAACATTTTGATTCTAATTTACTACTTTCATCCTACATGCTTTAGATGATGTTTACATTCAGTTATCAAGTTCTTTATATAACTCCACATAAATGAAATTTATTGTAAAGCATGAGTTTTACAATGCTACCCCCCCAATATTAACTAAAAGTGGATCCTACTAAGGTTTAGAATTAAGTATTTCCAAACCAATGAGCACTCAAGCCTTCCATTAATAGTTATATCACAACTCCTTTGATTGAGATAATTACCCATAAGGGTCAAAGTTTAAATCATATAAACATAGACTTTTGTCAACCACTCTTTAACCTAACAActtaataaacacaaaaatcactTGCGCTAATTCACATTAAGAACTTTAAATTACCTTCTCCTTGAATACAAAGGCAATATACATCTTGAAGTCAAACTGGTCAGCtagagattcttttttctttctaagctgAGCACGTAGTCTGTTCAGAGCTTGTTTCTTCCGGGAGTTTGGGTCCCCCATTTTGAAATACAGGTGGTACTAAAGCCTTTGGAAATGGTCACTAAACTATGGGCACTTTTTCTTAAGACTCAAGTACAACAGAAACaagtcatttttttcctgctaataTGATTGAATAGCTTAAAATCACGACTGTAACCGAAAAACTGCACCTTCCGGCAATATTAGCAGACTGTCATATTACAGGGTCAAGAAACAAAAGCTGCTGTCCAGTCATGTTTGGACAATAACGTTTGGGGTCAGAtgggaaaaaggaagggaaggaaggaaagaggagaaaatacttgaactAACTTTTCGGAAAACACATTTGGCTTAACTGCCAAAATAAAAGTGGGGGGACTGAAAAACCTATTTAAAGGATTCAGGTGTGCAATAAAACACAGCTGACACCAGTCCAATCCTTAAAATCCATCCggacttttccctcttttttgatAAGGGATTTTGAAAAGGAATGGGGAGGGGAACTGTGATCCTTGCTTtccaaatatcaaaaaaaaaaggaaaaaaaaaaaaaaaaaaggaaaaaaagccaccaaaataatccccccaaaacaccaaaacaggGTAGGTGAATGAAACTGAAATATCCAATTGGATTTTACCCAGCCAGATCCATGGCTGTAGTACCTAATTAATTCTTAGTTATTTCAGATTTCACTATTGCTATGTATTGTCAATGCGTGTTATTGATTACACTTGGTGGTGAGCAAAGAGAAAAGTGCAAAATCGgtagagaaggaaggggagaggtaCAGGGCTTCCCTGCAATCAACTACAGTGTATACCGGGGGTGGGCAGCTGTTGCCCAAAGGAGCCATGGGAAAAAACAGCGGAGTCATTACCAACTTCCCCATCACCCACATCTTCACCCTCAGGCGGCTGCTAAAGCTGCTGCTGCCAAGGAGAATCATGATGGCAGAGGGAAACGGGGGTATACAATATGATATAATAATGATTCCGGCTCTATGGTTAGACCTGATTAATGCCCGGGATCCCAACACCCCCAGTCCTGCAACGAGTCCTACATTCCCCGGAGCCTTCCCTATGAATCTGCCCTGTGCAAGACCATGAGGAGTGCAACTTAACTTCTTATGACCATTGCTGAGGCAAAGGCGGCAGGTTTTTCTCCCAAATCCCAGGCAGTGCCCGGGGACCACCTGCCTTCCACCCCCCAGAGGTCCCACCCCCCTCCCTTTGCCTTCAGCGGCAGCGACTCACTCGCACCACGGGAGACACTGGATCACTCGAGTTTTCACTCATTTCATCGTGGAAACAATCCCCGCCCAGGTAGAGGAGGCGGGAAAGGGTAaatgggaaggataagtgggaaaaaaagaaaatagttgtgttaatattaattactttttaaagtatgcccaccccaccccgccaaggagaaaaaagaaaaaaaagttcccGGATTCCGGATTCAGCTCTCACGTTGAACAAACCATGTTTCCCCTATTTGGATTGCTTAGGGCGGGGTCGTTTGTTCCCGAAGGGGCAGAGGGTGGACTCCAGGCGGCTGGGGCGGGGATGGGTGACGGGGAAgtcccctccctgtccccgcGGAGACCGGGGCTCACTGACCGACTCTCGGGCGGGGTTGGGGCCCTCTAGCCGCAGCCTGCGGGCGGAGCGGTGGCGGCGGCGgaagaggcggcggcggcgggggcgctgCTCGCAGCACGGGCAGGAGCCATGTCAAGAGAAAACCACCAGCCAACTGAGCCCCTCCATCCCCGCTGCAGTGCGCACTGTGAACGGGCCGCCCGCGCTGCTGCCGCCGCTCAGCCCCCACCTGGGACCCATAGTCTGGCTCGGCGCCCCGGGCGGCGGCGGACGGGAAGGACGCGGGGACGgcgagagaaagagaggaggaggagaaacgaggaggaggaagggggggtCGGAGGTGGACTGGCggcggaggggggagggaggaaggggaagggagccCTGCGCTAAAGGGGTCTGTCAGCGAAGTacaccccccaaaataaagttATTTCAGTTCAAGCATCTGCTCTGGAGTCTTTCTTCTCCGCACCGGTCGGGTTCCAGCTCTCGAAAAGAAGGTCGAGGAGACCCGGAGGGGGGAGAAGCCGAAGCGGAGGGTTGGGCGTCCGCGGTGGCACAGCCTGGTTCCCCCCCACCGGTGGCTGCGgaagcggcggcggcagcggcggcctCGGCGCCTCCCGGGTCCGGGGCAGAGTCGCGTTTGAGAAGACGAGAGAGAACAAACAACTTAAAATGGCAGCGACGGCCGCTGCGTCACCCGCCCCTCACCGGCACCGCCCCGGACTCTCTGCAGCTGCGCACCCCGGAGGCCGCCACCATTTGCGCGGAAGCGAAGGGGGAGAAAAGACTGGATGGCGGGAAGGTTTACATGGTTATCAAGGAGGGCGGGAAGAAGAGCAGGAGCAGAGGGTATGAGGAAGCTTTTAAAAGGCTGGATTTTTGAGTTAAAGCTTCTTAGTGAACATTCCCACCTCAAAGGGAAGCTTGAGAATAGACGCTCCCCTCTAGTCCAGTACGGCGTTTCCATGAGGCGTGGAAAGGGGCGACCcattctccctccaccccccgtGTCGGGAGGTCCCGGGCTCCGGAGTTGGCCCCCTCGCCCCTCCCTCGCGGTCGTCGTAAAGCCACGCCCTTATGCCCTCCTTGGTGGAGCACCCGGATGGAATCGCTCTTCCCTGTTCTCGCCCGCCTCTCGGACTCCTGGTCGCGGGACAGGGCGGAGCCGGTGGGCGGAGAGTAAGCGAAGGTGACGGAGGAggagtgaagaaagaaaagggaagtgtGTGTCGGAAGGGGAGGCGGAGTCTCTCGTGTCAGTTAGCTGTGGTTTTATTTCTAACCCACTGATTGGTAGTCCTTCTGGGGGTCTGCCCCGCGGTGTCTTGCGGCTGAGAATTCATTCCCGATACCTGGAAGTTAAGCAGCGTGCAGCAGAAAGTGGTTCACGTTGGCCGCACATGGCTCTCTGTCCCCGCCTCGCCACGTGCGCAGGGAGGGAGAGCAGGCCTCAAGCACCGAAGAAGGTCAAAGACGCCCTTGGGGCGTTGCTGCTGTGGCTTAGGAGAAAAACAGCCGAACCTGCCCCTTGGATCATGTTAACCCTACTCTGAGAACACAGTTTCTGTGGCGATCTGTCAATCAGGACCTTAGACCTAGGACCTGTCCCTTGGGTGGTTCTCTGTCTTCCTCAGAATATGAAGAGGGTACTGTGGGACGGATCCACACATCTTTGGCACCAAAGAGCATCAAGTCCCATTTTTCAGAGCTCCAATGTGCGTGTTAAAACgcagttatataaatatatcagcAAAGGTCAACACTCAACTAAAGCAAAGCCTACATAATCCTTTATGAGCTACTCTCTGTGATGAAATTTTAGAACTCTATTGGGTCCCCAAATTACTACTCTTCACTTGGTAAAATCAAAATAGATGACctgtaataacatttttttttcatccatgaGCCAAAGTATTGGGACCCACCCTTCAAAATGAATTGGTCACAACTAAAAGATGAGATTCCTGAGGTTTCCAAATTATTGCTAACCTTAAAAGATAAATCTAGCATTTTGCTAGTGCTTCACTGAGTGATTTTCACAATCACATAATGATAACTGCAGAAAACTCACAGGGGTAAAACTGAGGATTCCAGGTAGTTAGGacattggtttaaaaaaacatgtaaaaaaatagtAATGGTTCATGTCTTCTTGAGCTGGCCCTAACTTGTATCCGTGATCATCTCCTTGgaagagtttttttgttgttttgttttttaaatagcagctttattagaaatattaacacaccataaaatttacctatttaaagtgtacaattcaatggacttcagtatattcacagagttgtgcagccatcaccagaatttgagaatattttcaacACCCAAACAAGAAACCCCATGCCCAGTAGCAGTCATTtcacttcttcctcttcccagtCCAACCACTAATCTATGTTCCGTCTCTATGGATTTTCCTGTTTggggacatttcatataaatggaatcatacagtacatgatccctgtgactggcttctttacttagactgttttcaaggttcatgcatgtttTAGCATGTTTCAGTACTTAACTCTTTTATTgttaaataacattccattgtatggctatttCATATTTTATCGATTCATCAGTTGATGGTCTTTTAGGTtttctgctttttggctattaagaataaTGCTGCCATTAGCATTTATGTAAATGTTTTTGTGTAGACTTGTTTTTTCAGTTCTCTAGGGTGGGATTACAGGGGAAAATGTTAACTCTATCTTTAACCATTtcagaaactgccagactgtttttaCAAAACGTTGCCACCATTTTACATATCAGCCAGCAGTGTATAAGggctctgatttctccacatccttgttattatctgtctttttgattatagtcatcctagtgggtgtgaagtggctATCTCatgttggttttgatttgcctttccatATGGTTAATGGtgttgaacatcctttcatgtgctttttggccattctgctatcttctttggagaaatttctattcagagatcttgcccattttttggagtcgatttacttatctttttattattgatatgtaggagttctttattctagatacaaatcccttatcagatatatgatttgcaaatatttgctcccatcCTATGGGTTGTGGGTTTTCCCTTTCTTGGTGGTGGTCTTTGcaacacaaaagttttaaattttgctgaatcccattttatctttttctcttgttacttgtgcttttggtgtcttaaCCATGAAACCACTGAAAAATGTTTACACTACTATAATAATCATGAAAAAACAGGATGGAGCAGATGTTGAGGTGCAAAAAAAATGGAGTTCTCAGTTTCAGCTACTATGAAATAGAATTGGAGACACCTGGTCACAAGCTGAACCAATCCTAAGACACTGTGTGCTGTAGGTCTGTGTCAGGTCTCAGTGAGATGGGCCAAGAAATAGCAGCAATGTGCCCTGAAGGAAGAAAACACTTCTAGCTCAATTTTCTCTTCAACTACAATTATGGCCAGTAAGCATACTTACTGCTTCAGgaattctcaaatattttgtcTCCCTTCATTAATGCTGTTAAGTTCATCAGACATGGGCCTTGATTTTGGTCATATGTATGACATACAGTTTAATAAGCATGATATACATCTGCACAGAACAA
It contains:
- the C11H6orf62 gene encoding uncharacterized protein C6orf62 homolog isoform X1 is translated as MGDPNSRKKQALNRLRAQLRKKKESLADQFDFKMYIAFVFKEKKKKSALFEVSEVIPVMTNNYEENILKGVRDSSYSLESSIELLQKDVVQLHAPRYQSMRRDVIGCTQEMDFILWPRNDIEKIVCLLFSRWKESDEPFRPVQAKFEFHHGDYEKQFLHVLSRKDKTGIVVNNPNQSVFLFIDRQHLQTPKNKATIFKLCSICLYLPQEQLTHWAVGTIEDHLHPYMPE
- the C11H6orf62 gene encoding uncharacterized protein C6orf62 homolog isoform X2, translating into MSENSSDPVSPVVRKKKSALFEVSEVIPVMTNNYEENILKGVRDSSYSLESSIELLQKDVVQLHAPRYQSMRRDVIGCTQEMDFILWPRNDIEKIVCLLFSRWKESDEPFRPVQAKFEFHHGDYEKQFLHVLSRKDKTGIVVNNPNQSVFLFIDRQHLQTPKNKATIFKLCSICLYLPQEQLTHWAVGTIEDHLHPYMPE